From one Rhodoferax sp. PAMC 29310 genomic stretch:
- a CDS encoding YjbF family lipoprotein, producing the protein MAPTGAILFLKITFPQVFLSRVLLGVVAVSLLGCAGNSSTLSQVFSAVVADQIGASDAAISQATLNPQYQYLRVDMVGRKSALLVLGYVDPHPAGDVEVWYSSVREVIKTQNGRIIGTAGLGVDWRSVRYDPAPPPWASVLVEGANYARSRDMMPGYQHAVVDLVQLKPWFGREAPIQGSKLATLPDKSRYHWFSEESKGQATLPLAWYVVGPYQGRNIVVYSEQCLTASFCLKLTRWPQ; encoded by the coding sequence ATGGCGCCCACGGGCGCTATTCTTTTTTTGAAAATTACCTTCCCTCAAGTTTTTCTGAGCCGCGTTCTATTGGGCGTTGTTGCAGTCAGTTTGCTTGGATGCGCCGGCAATTCGTCGACGTTAAGCCAGGTCTTCTCTGCGGTTGTTGCTGATCAAATTGGCGCAAGTGACGCAGCTATCAGCCAAGCAACTCTGAATCCGCAGTACCAGTACTTGCGTGTGGACATGGTTGGCCGAAAATCTGCTTTGCTGGTTTTGGGGTATGTTGACCCTCACCCGGCGGGTGATGTTGAAGTTTGGTACTCCTCTGTTCGTGAAGTGATCAAAACTCAGAATGGCAGAATCATTGGCACTGCCGGCTTGGGGGTAGATTGGCGTTCAGTGCGGTATGACCCGGCACCACCCCCGTGGGCAAGTGTGCTGGTCGAGGGCGCTAACTACGCTCGCTCAAGAGACATGATGCCAGGTTACCAGCATGCGGTTGTCGACCTCGTTCAATTAAAGCCTTGGTTTGGCCGTGAAGCTCCCATACAGGGATCCAAGTTGGCGACGTTGCCTGATAAATCTCGCTACCACTGGTTTAGTGAAGAATCAAAAGGGCAGGCTACCCTTCCTTTGGCGTGGTATGTCGTTGGACCCTACCAAGGCCGCAACATCGTTGTCTATTCAGAGCAATGCCTAACGGCCTCGTTCTGTCTGAAACTAACCCGCTGGCCCCAATAG
- a CDS encoding glycosyltransferase family 4 protein, translated as MSGRLVKPIKVLIALNTAWNLVNFRSGLIRALVARGYEVVAVAPQDEYADHLAALGCRFVALPMDNGGTHPVHDVLLLLRFRRLFGREKPDVYLGYTVKPNVYGSLAAHSMNIAVINNIAGLGAVFIRDGWLVKLVRGLYKLALRRSSKVFFQNPDDLKLFKDSGLVRPEATELLPGSGIDLNRFEVVPLAQEMHPAGKFRFLLIARMLRDKGVGEFVEAARLIHKRWPQAECCLLGFVDAQNPTAISGTQVDAWVAQGVVNYLGVSDDVRAEIATADCIVLPSYREGTPRTLLEAAAMGRPIITTDAVGCREVVDDGINGYLCKVRNAENLAAKMEQMLSLSQDQRKNMGLRGREKMEREFDEQIVIQKYLNAIDAIFSTRPIKSSMSSYQT; from the coding sequence ATGAGCGGTAGGCTGGTGAAACCGATAAAGGTATTGATCGCCCTGAACACAGCCTGGAACTTGGTGAACTTCCGGTCAGGTTTGATTCGCGCGCTGGTTGCGCGCGGGTATGAGGTTGTGGCCGTGGCCCCGCAGGACGAGTACGCAGATCATCTCGCCGCGCTGGGCTGCCGGTTTGTAGCACTGCCCATGGACAACGGCGGCACACACCCTGTTCACGATGTCTTGCTGCTTCTGCGTTTTAGGCGATTGTTCGGACGGGAAAAGCCCGACGTCTACCTGGGCTACACGGTGAAGCCCAACGTGTATGGGTCTTTGGCCGCCCATTCAATGAATATTGCCGTCATTAACAACATAGCTGGTTTGGGTGCAGTGTTCATTCGTGACGGCTGGTTGGTGAAATTGGTGCGGGGCTTGTACAAACTGGCGTTGCGGCGCTCAAGCAAGGTTTTTTTCCAAAACCCTGATGATTTGAAGCTATTCAAGGACAGTGGCTTGGTCAGGCCCGAGGCCACTGAACTGTTGCCCGGTTCAGGCATTGACCTGAATCGGTTTGAAGTAGTCCCTTTGGCCCAAGAGATGCACCCCGCCGGCAAGTTTCGCTTCCTGTTGATTGCTCGCATGTTGCGTGACAAAGGCGTGGGTGAGTTTGTGGAGGCGGCAAGGTTGATCCACAAGCGCTGGCCCCAAGCCGAATGTTGTTTGCTGGGATTTGTAGATGCTCAAAACCCCACGGCAATTTCGGGCACGCAAGTGGATGCGTGGGTGGCGCAAGGGGTTGTGAACTATCTTGGCGTGAGTGATGATGTTCGCGCTGAAATAGCAACTGCAGATTGCATTGTTTTGCCATCCTACCGCGAAGGCACACCCCGCACATTGCTGGAAGCCGCCGCCATGGGCCGCCCCATCATCACCACGGATGCCGTTGGCTGCCGCGAGGTGGTGGACGATGGTATCAATGGCTACTTGTGCAAAGTACGCAATGCCGAAAATCTGGCCGCCAAGATGGAGCAAATGCTTTCACTGAGCCAGGATCAACGCAAAAACATGGGTTTACGCGGTCGAGAGAAAATGGAGCGGGAGTTTGACGAGCAAATTGTCATTCAAAAGTATTTGAATGCTATTGATGCCATATTCTCCACCCGCCCAATTAAATCCAGCATGAGTAGCTATCAAACATGA
- the phbB gene encoding acetoacetyl-CoA reductase, which produces MSQKVAYVTGGMGGIGTAICQRLHKEGFKVIAGCGPTRDQAKWIAEQAEQGFTFYASAGNVGNWESTVEAFAKVKAEHGVIDLLVNNAGITRDRMFLKMSRDDWDSVIETNLNSMFNVTKQVVGDMVEKGWGRIVNISSVNGEKGQAGQTNYSAAKAGMHGFTMALAQELATKGVTVNTVSPGYIGTDMVNAIREDVLAKIVGTIPVKRLGKPSEIASIIAWLASEEGGYSTGADFSVNGGLHMG; this is translated from the coding sequence ATGAGTCAAAAAGTTGCTTACGTGACAGGTGGTATGGGTGGTATTGGGACCGCCATTTGCCAGCGACTGCACAAAGAAGGTTTTAAAGTGATTGCCGGTTGCGGCCCTACGCGCGACCAGGCAAAGTGGATTGCCGAGCAAGCCGAGCAAGGCTTCACCTTTTACGCATCCGCTGGCAACGTCGGCAACTGGGAGTCCACTGTTGAGGCGTTTGCCAAAGTCAAAGCTGAGCACGGTGTGATTGACTTGCTCGTCAACAACGCGGGCATCACACGCGACCGCATGTTTTTGAAAATGTCGCGTGACGACTGGGACTCGGTGATCGAAACCAACCTGAACAGCATGTTTAACGTGACCAAACAGGTCGTTGGCGACATGGTTGAAAAAGGCTGGGGCCGTATTGTCAACATCTCGTCTGTCAATGGCGAAAAAGGCCAAGCCGGACAGACCAACTACTCGGCTGCCAAAGCCGGTATGCATGGCTTCACCATGGCCCTGGCCCAAGAACTGGCCACCAAAGGCGTGACCGTTAACACCGTGAGCCCCGGTTATATTGGCACCGACATGGTCAACGCCATCCGTGAAGATGTACTGGCCAAGATTGTCGGCACCATCCCGGTTAAACGTCTGGGCAAGCCCAGCGAGATTGCGTCCATCATTGCATGGTTGGCGTCAGAGGAAGGTGGCTATTCCACGGGTGCAGACTTCTCCGTGAATGGCGGATTGCACATGGGCTAG
- a CDS encoding YjbH domain-containing protein, whose product MTASDWGEIGVLQTPSARMAPTGAVRLHLSRVQPYTHGTVMLQPLDWLEVGFRYSDVGNRLYGPSIAGDQTYKDKSIDFKVRLLEETNMLPQVALGVRDLGGTGLFSGEYLVGSKRWGNWDASFGMGWGYLGARGNLGNPFSFVSSAFGTRPGNTTATGGTANFQSMFRGPVAVFGGLQWHSPYNPLVLKLELDGNDYQHEPLKNNQITKSAFNLGAVYRYSPNIDFSLAIERGNTVMMGVTLHGGLNTLYSPKLLDPALPPVTTQSPTQLPPSGWRGTAANIELYTGWSVRSINHQHATTTVLAETDAAIHLQERIERAVAVLHRDAPATSKKFVLQLQERGLPMSRIEIDRAEWVGQRTRAESPALRLPSQQTRAGFEPFKAPSDASDEVGDRWSARSPGFSADLSPSYSQILGGPDGFLLYQLGVQSNIEHRFSDNTWITGGVNLRVLDNYDQFTYDAPSKLPRVRTLAREYATTSALTMPILQLTHVRDLGHGHYVSAYGGMLESMYAGIGGEWLYRPWQSRLAVGLDVNRVRQRDFRQNLALRDYAVSTGHASLYWDTGWNDIQVKLSAGRYLAGDFGATLDLKRVFSNGVALGAWATKTNVSAADFGEGSFDKGIYVNIPFDVMLPKSTSTNGTIVWNPLTRDGGARLNRRFNLIDLTRQRDPRALEWRQAKPGSAKSGDDSSYVLSEPNPSTLETFGGSAATLGHQVAGIPASTWLWAGGAILASSLLDKKADKWATSHQTGKIDRIGSATNAIPVALAMGAGLLYTGIGGQPAATTAETALKAAAYTLGVNTLTRFVVGRARPTDRQGSASFDGLNSGAFQSGFASNHVALAFALATPYAQQHDMPWLYGLAAATAFGRVQKREHWVSDTVAGAFMGYAIGTLVGNQQDGDKGVRYVVTPRSIEANWTFR is encoded by the coding sequence TTGACCGCCAGTGATTGGGGCGAAATCGGTGTTTTACAAACCCCCAGCGCCCGCATGGCGCCAACCGGAGCGGTCCGCCTTCACCTGAGCCGAGTCCAGCCCTATACCCATGGCACAGTGATGCTGCAGCCGTTGGATTGGCTGGAGGTTGGCTTTCGTTACTCTGATGTTGGCAACCGCCTTTATGGTCCCAGTATTGCCGGAGATCAAACTTACAAAGATAAATCAATTGACTTCAAGGTTCGGCTGTTGGAAGAAACCAATATGCTTCCCCAGGTGGCGTTGGGCGTGCGCGACCTAGGCGGTACCGGCTTATTTTCAGGCGAATATCTGGTGGGCAGCAAGCGTTGGGGCAATTGGGATGCCAGTTTCGGTATGGGCTGGGGTTATCTGGGGGCGCGTGGCAACTTGGGTAACCCATTCTCCTTCGTGAGTAGTGCGTTTGGAACAAGACCGGGCAACACCACAGCAACAGGAGGAACGGCTAACTTTCAATCCATGTTTCGCGGCCCTGTGGCTGTTTTTGGCGGCTTGCAATGGCACTCACCGTACAACCCGCTGGTGTTGAAGTTGGAACTGGATGGAAACGACTATCAGCACGAGCCGCTAAAGAATAATCAGATCACCAAAAGCGCGTTCAACCTAGGCGCTGTTTATCGGTACTCTCCCAACATCGATTTCAGCCTGGCTATTGAACGTGGCAACACCGTCATGATGGGGGTGACACTTCACGGCGGCCTTAACACCCTTTACTCGCCGAAGTTGCTCGACCCTGCGTTGCCACCGGTGACGACCCAGTCACCAACTCAACTCCCTCCGTCAGGATGGCGCGGGACGGCAGCGAACATTGAACTGTATACCGGCTGGTCAGTGCGAAGTATCAATCATCAGCACGCTACAACCACTGTGCTTGCTGAAACAGATGCGGCGATTCATCTGCAGGAGCGTATAGAGCGCGCGGTCGCTGTTTTACATCGAGACGCACCTGCAACTTCAAAAAAGTTCGTTCTGCAACTGCAGGAGCGGGGCCTACCGATGTCTCGGATTGAAATTGACCGCGCGGAGTGGGTGGGGCAGCGAACTCGCGCCGAGTCGCCTGCACTGCGCCTGCCTTCGCAACAAACGCGCGCAGGGTTCGAGCCATTTAAAGCGCCATCGGACGCAAGTGACGAGGTGGGTGACAGGTGGTCTGCTCGCTCGCCAGGGTTCTCTGCGGACCTTAGCCCCAGCTACAGTCAAATTCTGGGTGGTCCGGATGGTTTTTTGCTGTACCAATTGGGCGTACAAAGCAACATAGAGCATCGCTTCAGTGATAACACTTGGATCACCGGTGGGGTGAACCTTCGGGTGCTGGACAACTACGATCAGTTCACCTACGACGCACCTAGCAAGCTGCCAAGGGTTCGAACACTGGCACGGGAATACGCGACCACTTCGGCATTGACCATGCCGATTTTGCAGCTGACCCATGTGCGTGACCTTGGTCACGGTCACTATGTGAGTGCGTATGGCGGCATGCTTGAAAGCATGTACGCCGGCATTGGGGGCGAGTGGCTATACCGTCCATGGCAAAGCCGGCTTGCCGTTGGTTTAGATGTCAACCGGGTGCGGCAGCGAGATTTTCGACAAAACCTTGCGCTGCGAGACTACGCGGTCTCCACGGGCCATGCCTCCCTGTATTGGGATACAGGCTGGAACGACATTCAGGTAAAGCTAAGTGCCGGGCGCTATCTGGCTGGCGACTTTGGCGCCACTTTAGACCTGAAACGAGTTTTTTCCAATGGCGTTGCCTTGGGCGCCTGGGCAACCAAAACCAATGTCTCCGCCGCTGACTTCGGCGAAGGCAGCTTTGACAAAGGCATCTACGTCAATATCCCGTTTGATGTGATGCTCCCCAAATCCACCTCGACCAACGGCACCATCGTCTGGAATCCGCTGACACGGGACGGCGGCGCTCGATTGAACCGTCGTTTCAACTTGATTGACTTGACCCGTCAGCGTGATCCTCGCGCCCTGGAATGGCGCCAGGCAAAGCCGGGTTCGGCAAAGTCAGGTGATGACAGCAGCTACGTATTGAGCGAGCCCAATCCCAGCACGTTGGAGACTTTTGGCGGTAGTGCCGCCACCCTGGGTCACCAGGTTGCCGGCATTCCCGCCTCCACCTGGCTGTGGGCCGGGGGCGCAATTTTGGCCTCTAGCTTGTTGGACAAGAAAGCCGACAAATGGGCAACCTCGCATCAAACCGGCAAGATCGATCGAATTGGGTCAGCGACCAATGCCATCCCCGTGGCCCTTGCCATGGGTGCAGGCTTACTCTATACCGGCATTGGCGGTCAGCCCGCCGCTACCACCGCAGAAACCGCACTCAAGGCCGCCGCGTATACCTTGGGCGTCAATACCCTGACCCGGTTTGTGGTGGGCCGTGCCCGACCCACTGATCGGCAAGGATCAGCAAGTTTTGATGGATTGAACAGCGGCGCCTTTCAGTCCGGCTTTGCGTCCAATCACGTCGCCTTGGCCTTCGCCTTGGCTACACCTTATGCGCAACAGCATGACATGCCTTGGTTGTATGGCCTCGCCGCCGCAACCGCGTTTGGCAGAGTTCAAAAACGGGAACACTGGGTGTCCGACACAGTTGCCGGCGCTTTCATGGGGTACGCCATTGGCACGCTGGTCGGCAACCAACAGGACGGCGACAAAGGTGTCAGGTACGTGGTAACTCCACGTTCAATTGAGGCCAACTGGACGTTTCGGTAA